The Brassica napus cultivar Da-Ae chromosome C7, Da-Ae, whole genome shotgun sequence genome has a segment encoding these proteins:
- the LOC106451486 gene encoding uncharacterized protein LOC106451486 produces the protein MAHQFPKRILQEGAETQMDKINNTCRRTLLKAVKVALKDEYEEVLKDPVFGPLLAIIENNLIYSGKIIHSFMCKQLRVSKLHELWFIFAKRPLRFSMQEFYAVTGLKYKEEPDVDFINWKNDKGFWANALKTNAKINLYTIRDELLKVCNEWSYVDRVRLVYLSIIQSFLMAKDWKVYIPQEYIRLVMDFEKLRMYPWGLRAYDELIASILRAREDVHTKNSYVLDGFSYAFQIWIMEAIPDIGSMVGKK, from the coding sequence ATGGCTCACCAGTTTCCTAAACGCATTCTTCAAGAAGGTGCTGAGACGCAGATGGATAAGATTAACAACACATGTAGAAGGACGCTTCTGAAGGCGGTAAAGGTGGCTCTGAAAGATGAGTATGAGGAAGTTTTGAAAGACCCTGTCTTCGGGCCTCTTCTGGCGATCATAGAGAACAACCTCATCTACTCAGGGAAGATTATTCACAGCTTCATGTGCAAGCAGCTCAGGGTTTCCAAGCTTCACGAGCTGTGGTTTATTTTTGCGAAGAGGCCTCTTAGGTTTTCTATGCAAGAATTTTATGCTGTGACTGGATTGAAGTACAAAGAGGAACCCGACGTAGACTTCATTAACTGGAAGAATGATAAGGGGTTCTGGGCTAATGCGCTGAAGACCAATGCGAAGATCAACTTATATACTATAAGGGATGAGCTCCTTAAGGTGTGTAACGAGTGGTCGTATGTGGACAGAGTGAGGTTAGTGTATCTGTCCATTATACAATCATTCCTCATGGCTAAGGATTGGAAAGTGTATATCCCTCAAGAATACATCCGCTTGgtgatggattttgagaaattgaGGATGTATCCTTGGGGTCTTCGCGCTTATGATGAGCTGATTGCATCAATACTCAGAGCAAGAGAAGATGTGCATACGAAGAACAGCTACGTGTTGGATGGATTCTCATATGCGTTTCAGATATGGATTATGGAGGCAATTCCAGACATTGGTTCTATGGtgggtaaaaaataa
- the LOC106453684 gene encoding uncharacterized protein LOC106453684, whose translation MAPSSAPDIDMVIEETRRTPFTNRIASVRLHHVGKLKFPEYAGNTDPKAHVQAFRLAISRAHLNDDAKEAGYCRFFTKNLTGAALEWFAGLEENSIDNFTQLVFTFLKQYLVFIETRVTEADLWNLKHAPFEPLRAYINKFREFKAKISHPNEFVALAVLKNGIWFSSKFKEEMAVRALISLDDALHRASYFATHEEEVAALKEQYNANKNNAAKKTNAPKEPATKGKHSYAITNSLQNKSSTHDLNKFCAFHNQKGHSTEECRAALHSQNENKETSEDTGEDEEALATPKTNRKIKGSSNKRNRETESESHSSPPQAPKKRVDMISWGLKCHIPNKIEGQAEGKLCINITVAICTLENLNGASPPSNVSHYNPNTKSPFRKISNFKRKPTLAKIRELLEKPIAPQTRKKTARERLIVTCLGDRDTTN comes from the coding sequence ATGGCACCAAGCTCCGCCCCGGACATAGATATGGTTATCGAGGAAACAAGAAGGACTCCATTCACGAACCGAATAGCCAGCGTAAGACTACACCATGTGGGAAAACTGAAATTCCCCGAGTACGCTGGGAACACAGACCCAAAAGCTCACGTACAAGCCTTCCGGCTAGCGATATCAAGAGCACATCTTAACGACGACGCAAAAGAGGCTGGTTATTGCCGCTTCTTTACCAAAAATCTCACCGGGGCTGCTCTTGAGTGGTTTGCTGGGCTAGAAGAAAACTCAATCGACAACTTCACCCAATTGGTGTTTACATTCCTCAAACAATACTTAGTTTTCATAGAAACAAGGGTTACCGAGGCAGATCTCTGGAATCTCAAACATGCGCCCTTTGAACCGCTAAGAGCATACATAAACAAGTTCAGAGAATTCAAAGCCAAGATTTCGCATCCAAACGAATTCGTGGCTTTGGCAGTGCTAAAAAATGGTATCTGGTTCTCATCCAAATTCAAAGAAGAAATGGCAGTACGAGCACTCATCTCGTTGGACGACGCCCTACACCGAGCCTCCTACTTCGCAACCCACGAAGAAGAAGTCGCAGCCTTAAAGGAACAGTACAACGCGAACAAAAATAACGCCGCCAAGAAGACTAATGCTCCTAAAGAGCCAGCAACTAAAGGGAAACACTCCTATGCGATAACCAATTCACTGCAAAACAAATCGTCGACACACGATCTCAACAAATTTTGCGCCTTCCATAACCAGAAGGGCCATTCAACCGAGGAATGTCGAGCAGCACTCCACAGCCAAAACGAAAATAAAGAAACCAGCGAAGATActggagaagacgaagaagcgcTAGCAACTCCGAAAACCAACCGGAAAATTAAAGGATCTTCGAATAAAAGAAATAGGGAAACCGAGTCGGAATCACACAGTTCTCCGCCCCAAGCACCAAAGAAAAGAGTCGACATGATTTCCTGGGGACTAAAATGTCATATCCCTAACAAAATAGAAGGTCAGGCCGAAGGAAAATTATGCATCAATATCACGGTAGCAATCTGCACATTAGAGAACCTCAACGGAGCCTCTCCTCCTTCTAACGTCTCTCATTATAATCCAAATACGAAGTCTCCCTTCAGAAAAATCTCCAACTTTAAGCGAAAGCctacgttggccaaaatcaggGAACTACTAGAGAAACCGATTGCCCCTCAAACTCGGAAAAAGACAGCACGCGAACGTTTAATCGTAACCTGTCTGGGGGACAGAGACACCACCAACTAG
- the LOC125590386 gene encoding uncharacterized protein At4g04775-like — MTNTKYHGAIPSRCWCGKKIVTYVSKTEENPYRRFFRCEIGLQRKKENHLFKWVDEALLDEIERMSEHQARVAEEIEDLRISMKKTVQEEVMNHKHSLDVGCVGTLFSLLCLWSKCD, encoded by the exons ATGACGAACACGAAATACCATGGAGCGATCCCTTCCAGATGCTGGTGTGGAAAGAAGATtgtcacttatgtttcaaaaaCGGAAGAGAACCCATACAGACGATTCTTCAGATGTGAGATTGGTTTACAG agaaaaaaagaaaatcatcttTTTAAGTGGGTGGACGAGGCTCTGCTTGATGAGATTGAAAGGATGTCTGAGCATCAGGCGAGAGTTGCTGAGGAAATTGAAGATCTGAGAATTTCCATGAAGAAGACAGTGCAGGAAGAAGTTATGAACCATAAGCATTCGCTTGATGTAGGTTGCGTAGGAACCCTTTTCAGTTTGTTATGTCTCTGGTCCAAATGTGATTGA
- the LOC125590385 gene encoding uncharacterized protein LOC125590385: protein MRCRNWKGSGKVSYQDITSLESHFDKGELFTFISSTGDFDVIADTEFLREDEKKDERVGRIVELINAKQDWTHFDWEVESLPAHMDLSDSEQDEPADVAEEPSAVAEEPTVVAGEPAVTAKRGKRKLIDPGAESRKKQLLCQRAAEHNSGVSSEMKTFIEGLFTASFNSFKEVVQKDIHERFDNVANEVAQLKEQVSQLKGLSETVGKGNTSEILSPSATIGKDQGPSSHSTGPPAAKGKGKASANVDPPPVRRSPRPVREDVQTDENEMMDFLKNLTKSARCVDKGTQDSLQEAMGNLSQASHVKGFDPSQHLDGDEPADFATPLSSFKPADWRPPTLKDVDSLEDRIHDPDYSLVFVPEALWGKLVDWTKTFKELKIGPSMLTNELVSRVRPSEWLLNKEIDGMMWLFTERTSLRRWFPNKVAFMTCLFSNQITNSYNEYKKDKKKFKVGGLLQQYGIGELPAHGRTRLMWDLDVNRMYVPLNVGKHWISMCVNFVTRSIEVFDCEGLRHPGAVEPFAVLIPRIVKAIQSSKSRQYQVKQYTVSYVSMPFLLNKSSSDCGVYALKHIECHLLGLDFSLVNDNNIREARQKIAYDLWEAAIDPVLIERMAKFTPPKTISSALVELE, encoded by the exons ATGAGATGTAGGAATTGGAAAGGTAGTGGTAAAGTATCCTACCAAGATATCACCAGCCTAGAGTCCCACTTTGATAAG GGAGAGCTGTTCACATTTATATCATCTACTGGTGATTTCGATGTGATTGCTGATACTGAGTTCCTTAGGGAAGATGAAAAGAAGGACGAAAGAGTTGGTCGTATTGTTGAATTGATCAATGCGAAACAAGACTGGACGCATTTCGATTGGGAAGTTGAGTCTTTGCCTGCACATATGGACCTTTCTGATTCAGAACAAGATGAACCGGCTGATGTTGCAGAAGAACCGTCAGCTGTTGCAGAGGAACCGACTGTAGTTGCAGGGGAACCGGCTGTTACTGCGAAAAGAGGCAAGCGCAAGCTAATTGATCCTGGTGCCGAGTCTCGAAAGAAACAACTGCTTTGTCAACGTGCGGCTGAACACAACAGTGGTGTCTCTAGTGAAATGAAGACCTTCATTGAAGGTTTGTTCACCGCTTCTTTCAACTCTTTTAAGGAAGTGGTGCAGAAGGACATACATGAGCGTTTTGACAACGTTGCCAATGAGGTGGCTCAACTCAAGGAACAAGTCTCTCAGCTTAAGGGTCTATCGGAAACAGTGGGAAAAGGCAACACATCTGAGATTCTCTCTCCTTCAGCAACAATTGGAAAAGACCAAGGACCATCATCTCATAGTACGGGTCCTCCCGCAGCAAAGGGAAAAGGCAAGGCATCTGCAAATGTGGATCCTCCTCCGGTTCGTCGTAGCCCTCGGCCAGTAAGAGAG GATGTTCAAACTGATGAAAATGAAATGATGGATTTTTTGAAGAATTTGACCAAATCAGCGAGATGTGTAGATAAGGGGACCCAAGACTCTTTACAAGAAGCCATGGGAAACCTTTCTCAAGCATCTCATGTTAAAGGTTTTGATCCTTCACAACATCTGGATGGTGATGAACCAGCTGACTTTGCCACTCCACTGTCTTCGTTTAAGCCTGCGGATTGGAGACCACCTACTCTGAAAGACGTGGACTCACTTGAGGACCGGATACATGATCCCGATTACTCACTAGTGTTTGTCCCTGAGGCATTATGGGGCAAACTTGTTGACTGGACCAAAACTTTCAA AGAACTAAAAATTGGACCATCTATGCTCACAAATGAGTTAGTATCTCGTGTCAGACCTTCAGAGTGGCTCCTGAATAAG GAAATTGATGGTATGATGTGGTTATTCACTGAGAGGACTTCCTTGCGGCGATGGTTTCCAAATAAAGTAGCCTTCATGACATGCTTGTTCAGTAATCAAATTACGAACTCTTACAACGAGTAtaagaaggacaagaagaaaTTCAAAGTGGGCGGACTGCTACAACAGTACGGCATTGGCGAACTTCCAGCACACGGACGAACAAGACTAATGTGGGATCTTGATGTTAACCGCATGTATGTCCCCCTAAATGTTGGTAAGCACTGGATCTCTATGTGCGTCAACTTTGTTACTCGGTCGATAGAGGTCTTTGACTGTGAGGGACTGAGACACCCCGGTGCAGTGGAGCCATTTGCAGTTCTCATCCCTAGAATTGTCAAAGCCATTCAGTCTTCTAAGAGTCGACAGTATCAAGTCAAGCAGTATACCGTCTCCTACGTCTCAATGCCCTTCTTATTGAACAAAAGTAGCAGTGACTGTGGAGTATATGCCTTGAAGCACATTGAATGCCATCTTCTAGGCTTGGACTTTTCCCTGGTGAATGACAACAACATTCGTGAAGCGCGGCAGAAGATTGCTTATGACCTATGGGAAGCTGCTATTGATCCTGTCCTTATTGAAAGGATGGCAAAATTCACTCCCCCGAAGACAATTTCAAGTGCTCTAGTGGAACTTGAATAA
- the LOC125590387 gene encoding uncharacterized protein LOC125590387, with protein MREANPGSHTSYERDSEGRFRFLFISFGQSLRGFYVAIRKVIVVDGTFLKSKYKGVLLVATALDGNSNLYPIAFGIVDSENDLAWNWFMRQLNAVIADEHSLAFLSDRNSSIAKAIANVYPQAHHGICIHHLLNNVVTYFSGKGVAGLVAKASKAYRAADFQADVRKWARCQFPGYRYDINTTNPAESINSALRTPREFPVIPLMDSIREMMTRWFFQRRTLSSKHSKPLTIAVEKKIDRRIEKGKKFKVFPISDDRFLVQGDTFDCMVDLVRRTCSCGKFDLMKIPCRHAIKAGFSVGIQAHTLTDDIYTTASWRTAYEESINPIGVPEDAWTVPSHVEQTKVLPPESRRAAGRRKKRRYETAEDKIRSSQGNQGSKGRKCSICGIRGHDRRTCDRAI; from the exons ATGAGGGAAGCTAATCCAGGGTCACACACGTCTTATGAAAGGGATTCTGAAGGGCGATTCAGATTCCTCTTCATCTCCTTTGGTCAGAGTCTTCGCGGTTTCTATGTTGCAATTCGGAAAGTTATTGTTGTAGATGGGACGTTCTTGAAGAGCAAATACAAAGGGGTATTACTGGTTGCTACTGCATTAGATGGAAACTCTAATTTATATCCTATTGCATTTGGAATTGTCGACTCAGAGAATGACCTTGCGTGGAACTGGTTTATGAGACAACTTAATGCGGTCATTGCTGACGAGCATAGTTTAGCTTTTTTGTCTGATAGGAATTCCTCGATTGCTAAAGCTATTGCTAACGTGTACCCGCAAGCTCATCACGGAATTTGCATTCACCACTTGCTGAATAATGTCGTAACATATTTTAGTGGGAAAGGTGTGGCTGGTTtggttgcaaaggcttctaaagCTTATCGAGCTGCTGATTTTC AAGCCGATGTGAGGAAGTGGGCTCGTTGTCAATTCCCGGGTTACAGGTATGATATCAACACTACTAACCCTGCGGAGTCGATAAATTCTGCTTTGCGTACGCCTAGAGAGTTTCCAGTAATACCTCTAATGGACAGCATTAGGGAAATGATGACTCGATGGTTTTTCCAACGTAGAACTTTAAGTTCTAAGCACTCGAAGCCACTGACCAttgctgtggagaagaagatagACAGAAGGATTGAGAAGGGTAAAAAGTTTAAGGTCTTCCCGATTAGCGATGACAGGTTTTTGGTTCAAGGTGACACTTTTGACTGCATGGTTGACTTGGTCAGACGCACGTGTTCTTGTGGGAAGTTTGATCTGATGAAAATCCCATGCAGGCACGCCATAAAAGCAGGCTTCAGTGTTGGAATACAAGCACACACACTCACAGACGACATATACACTACTGCGTCATGGCGCACGGCTTATGAAGAAAGCATAAATCCTATTGGTGTCCCTGAAGATGCTTGGACTGTTCCATCTCATGTGGAGCAGACGAAAGTCCTTCCTCCAGAGTCTAGACGAGCTGCAGGTAGAAGAAAGAAACGCAGATACGAGACAGCCGAAGATAAGATCCGTTCGTCACAAGGAAATCAAGGCTCTAAAGGTCGCAAATGTAGCATATGTGGGATTCGAGGGCACGATAGGAGAACATGTGATCGAGCAATATAG